The following proteins are co-located in the Labrys monachus genome:
- a CDS encoding CopG family transcriptional regulator, whose product MAKPPKKQRLSVYLEPDVMKALAAHAARRDQSLSLIAEAGIASFLSPDAAERQEAATTKRLDQLDRRMARMERDLGIAVETLAVFIRFWLTTNPPLPEPAQAAARAKAGERYEAFVTALGRRLAHGPKLRQEIAEDLPSGDAPT is encoded by the coding sequence ATGGCAAAGCCTCCCAAAAAGCAGCGGCTGTCCGTGTATCTCGAACCGGACGTCATGAAGGCGCTCGCAGCGCACGCTGCCCGCCGCGATCAATCCCTCTCGCTGATCGCGGAAGCCGGCATCGCCTCTTTCCTGTCGCCTGACGCTGCCGAACGACAGGAGGCGGCGACGACGAAGCGGCTCGACCAACTCGACCGGCGGATGGCGCGGATGGAACGCGACCTGGGCATCGCCGTCGAAACGCTGGCCGTGTTCATCCGCTTCTGGCTGACGACGAACCCACCGCTACCGGAGCCCGCGCAGGCCGCGGCGCGTGCGAAGGCCGGCGAGCGCTATGAGGCATTCGTCACCGCGCTCGGCCGGCGACTCGCTCACGGCCCGAAGCTCAGGCAGGAAATTGCGGAGGATCTTCCCTCCGGCGACGCACCAACATGA
- a CDS encoding DUF736 domain-containing protein, giving the protein MSLIGQFTRTKSGYAGRVRTLTIDAELVLVPAESSDAENAPDFRIHLGPDDDGPEIGAGWKRTGEKAGDYVSLQIDDPTFGHPIRANLFQSADDKSAWGLSWNRPPKRGERD; this is encoded by the coding sequence ATGTCCCTGATCGGTCAATTCACCCGCACCAAGAGCGGCTATGCGGGTCGCGTCCGCACGCTCACCATCGATGCCGAATTGGTGCTCGTGCCGGCAGAGAGTTCCGATGCCGAAAATGCGCCCGACTTCCGCATCCATCTCGGCCCCGACGACGACGGCCCGGAGATCGGCGCGGGATGGAAGCGCACCGGCGAGAAGGCCGGCGACTACGTTTCGCTGCAGATCGACGATCCGACCTTTGGTCATCCGATCCGCGCCAATCTCTTCCAGTCGGCAGACGACAAGTCCGCCTGGGGACTGAGCTGGAATCGCCCGCCGAAGCGCGGCGAGCGGGACTGA
- a CDS encoding DUF2840 domain-containing protein: MIGVADTPLRSGLPRALAADALTHVELTWIEKKVEFWIRFGREAAEQILDRRRRVVSFAPDSVFAFVRWTSNDYGTALSRLDIVRAVGAGERRQTLPFVRPGGDILLRADGWPKVERVLQFIDAIEARGIDAMDVSPDHWRHVHNRLAVGEAPRAYDALQHRAFLLRRRIMP, translated from the coding sequence ATGATCGGTGTCGCTGACACGCCGCTGCGCAGCGGCTTGCCGCGCGCGCTCGCGGCCGATGCCCTGACCCATGTCGAGCTGACATGGATCGAGAAGAAGGTCGAATTCTGGATCAGGTTCGGTCGCGAGGCCGCCGAACAGATTCTCGACCGCCGACGGCGCGTGGTGTCGTTCGCGCCGGACAGCGTGTTCGCCTTCGTTCGCTGGACCTCTAATGACTACGGCACCGCACTTTCGCGGCTCGACATTGTGCGCGCCGTCGGTGCCGGCGAACGCCGCCAGACCCTGCCATTTGTGCGGCCCGGCGGCGACATCCTGTTGCGCGCCGATGGCTGGCCGAAGGTCGAGCGCGTGCTCCAGTTCATCGATGCCATCGAGGCGCGTGGCATCGATGCGATGGACGTTTCGCCCGATCACTGGCGACACGTTCACAACCGTCTGGCGGTCGGTGAAGCACCGCGCGCCTACGACGCGCTGCAGCATCGCGCCTTCCTCCTGCGCCGGAGGATCATGCCATGA
- a CDS encoding conjugal transfer protein TraG, translating into MSATKILWGQILTVFLIVLMTTWAATQWTAWRLGFQPQLGLPWFELAGWPIYYPPAFFWWWYFYDAYAPPIFIEGAYIAASGGFISIAVAIGMSVWRAREAKNAETFGSARWADVGEVRAAGLLGADGVVLGKFDRDYLRHDGPEHVLCFAPTRSGKGVGLVVPSLLTWPGSAIVHDIKGENWQLTAGYRARHGRVLLFDPTNAKSAAYNPLLEVRRGEWEVRDVQNIADILVDPEGSLEKRNHWEKTSHALLVGAILHVLYAEADKTLAGVAAFLSDPKRPIDSTLAAMMRTAHLGEAGPHPVIASAARELLNKSDNERSGVLSTAMSFLGLYRDPVVAEVTRRCDWRIVDIVGGKHPTTLYLVVPPSDINRTKPLIRLILNQIGRRLTEDLKANGNRHRLLLMLDEFPALGRLDFFESALAFMAGYGLKAFLIAQSLNQIEKAYGPNNSILDNCHVRVSFATNDERTAKRVSDALGTATELRAMKNYAGHRLSPWLGHMMVSRSETARQLMTPGEIMQLSPSDEIVMVAGTPPIRAKKARYYEDRRFQERIVTPPNLVKPTTARPDDWSTLPLPTTPTLLTATCGGSGSEDEDTTDSERRHQPELSRAKPVEPKQPIENEFEIDPRDDADEDAARLSRMNQTMRQVARQASLDPGDGIEL; encoded by the coding sequence ATGTCGGCGACCAAAATCCTCTGGGGCCAGATCCTCACTGTCTTCCTGATCGTGCTGATGACGACCTGGGCGGCGACGCAGTGGACGGCCTGGCGGCTCGGCTTCCAGCCGCAGCTCGGACTTCCGTGGTTCGAACTGGCCGGCTGGCCGATCTACTATCCGCCCGCCTTCTTCTGGTGGTGGTACTTCTACGACGCCTATGCACCTCCGATCTTCATCGAGGGAGCCTATATCGCCGCGTCAGGCGGCTTCATCTCCATCGCCGTCGCAATCGGCATGTCCGTCTGGCGGGCGCGCGAAGCCAAGAACGCCGAGACCTTCGGCTCCGCCCGTTGGGCCGATGTCGGTGAAGTGCGCGCCGCCGGCCTGCTGGGCGCGGATGGCGTGGTCCTCGGGAAGTTCGATCGCGACTATCTCCGCCATGACGGTCCCGAGCATGTGCTGTGCTTTGCACCGACGCGTTCCGGCAAGGGCGTCGGCCTGGTCGTGCCATCGCTGCTGACCTGGCCGGGCTCGGCGATCGTCCACGACATCAAGGGGGAGAACTGGCAACTCACCGCCGGCTATCGCGCACGGCATGGCCGCGTGCTGCTGTTCGATCCGACCAACGCGAAGTCCGCCGCCTACAATCCTCTGCTCGAGGTCCGCCGCGGCGAATGGGAGGTCCGCGACGTCCAGAATATCGCCGACATCCTGGTCGACCCGGAGGGCTCGCTGGAGAAACGGAACCACTGGGAAAAAACCAGCCACGCATTGTTGGTCGGCGCGATCCTACACGTCCTCTATGCCGAGGCCGATAAGACGCTCGCCGGCGTCGCCGCCTTTCTCTCCGACCCGAAGCGGCCGATCGATTCAACGCTCGCCGCCATGATGAGGACGGCGCATCTCGGCGAGGCTGGACCGCATCCGGTAATCGCCAGCGCCGCGCGCGAGCTGCTGAACAAATCCGACAACGAGCGGTCCGGCGTGCTGTCCACCGCGATGTCGTTCCTCGGCCTCTATCGTGATCCTGTCGTCGCCGAGGTCACACGCCGCTGTGACTGGCGCATCGTCGATATCGTCGGCGGCAAGCATCCGACCACCCTCTACCTTGTTGTGCCGCCATCCGACATCAACCGGACCAAGCCGCTGATCCGGCTGATCCTGAATCAGATCGGCCGGCGGCTCACGGAGGATCTGAAGGCGAATGGCAACCGCCATCGCCTTCTCCTGATGCTCGACGAATTTCCGGCCCTCGGTCGTCTCGACTTCTTCGAAAGCGCGCTCGCCTTCATGGCGGGCTACGGCCTCAAGGCCTTTCTCATCGCCCAGTCGCTGAACCAGATCGAGAAGGCCTATGGGCCAAACAACTCGATCCTCGACAACTGCCATGTGCGCGTCAGCTTCGCGACCAATGACGAGCGGACCGCCAAGCGTGTCTCGGATGCGCTCGGAACCGCGACCGAGTTGCGTGCCATGAAGAACTATGCCGGTCATCGCCTGTCGCCCTGGCTCGGCCACATGATGGTCTCGCGCTCGGAGACCGCCCGGCAACTGATGACGCCCGGCGAGATCATGCAGCTTTCGCCATCCGACGAGATCGTCATGGTGGCGGGTACACCGCCGATCCGGGCGAAGAAGGCGCGATATTATGAAGATCGCCGGTTTCAGGAACGCATCGTAACGCCGCCGAACCTGGTGAAGCCGACAACCGCCCGACCGGACGACTGGAGCACGCTGCCTCTGCCAACGACGCCGACCCTGTTGACCGCGACATGCGGCGGGAGCGGATCTGAGGATGAGGATACGACCGACTCCGAGCGCCGACACCAACCAGAACTGAGCCGCGCAAAGCCCGTCGAGCCGAAGCAGCCCATCGAAAACGAGTTCGAGATCGATCCCCGCGACGATGCCGATGAGGATGCCGCACGTCTCTCGCGCATGAATCAGACCATGCGCCAGGTCGCACGCCAGGCGTCGCTCGATCCCGGCGACGGTATCGAGCTTTAG
- a CDS encoding relaxase/mobilization nuclease domain-containing protein, with the protein MSGEDDFRIRPGRIRSTRAQQARPFIAQALAAAQRAGGRVSRSGQISAGNRSRFGRGQRATVQANRLLTSRSRNTVIKTRVVRHTARAAPLSAHLSYLRREGVTRDGEKARLFGPETEDADPKAFAERTQDDRHHFRFIVSPEDATEMSDLKTFARDLMGQMEKDLGTKLDWVGVDHWNTDNPHVHIILRGRTDDGQDLVISRDYIKEGMRARAQDLVTLELGPRTDHEIHRTLERQIEAERWTNLDRQLARDSYRTGVVDLAPHPDRQPDEFHAMKVGRLRKLETLGLADQVGPGQWVVSENAEATLRELGERGDIIKRIHRGLTERGIERGAASYVLAGESINEPVVGRLVDRGLDDELKGTAYAVVDGTDGRTHHIKLPDLDAAGDSAPGSIVELRKFDDAQGRRRVALAVRSDFDISAQVNATGATWLDRQAIARDPVALGGGGFGAEVRHAMDRRAEHLVGQGLAERQTRGVSFSPGLIDTLRQREVEALGEKLAAESGRQFSKAGTGEYVAGTYRQRFALASGRFAMIDDGLGFQLVPWSPSIERQIGQHVSGVSRGAGGVDWSFGRNRGLSM; encoded by the coding sequence ATGAGCGGCGAGGACGATTTCCGCATCCGGCCAGGCCGCATCCGCTCGACCCGGGCGCAGCAGGCGCGGCCCTTCATCGCTCAGGCGCTCGCCGCCGCCCAGCGGGCCGGCGGACGCGTCTCGCGTTCCGGCCAGATCAGCGCAGGCAATCGCTCGCGTTTCGGCCGCGGCCAGCGCGCGACCGTCCAGGCCAATCGGCTGCTCACCAGCCGATCGCGCAACACGGTGATTAAGACCCGCGTTGTCCGACATACCGCGCGGGCCGCGCCGCTTTCCGCCCACCTCAGCTATCTGCGCCGTGAGGGCGTCACCCGGGATGGCGAGAAGGCGCGGCTGTTCGGTCCGGAGACCGAGGACGCGGATCCCAAGGCCTTCGCCGAGCGCACTCAGGACGACCGGCATCATTTCCGCTTCATCGTCTCGCCCGAGGACGCGACGGAGATGTCCGACCTGAAAACCTTCGCCCGCGATCTAATGGGGCAGATGGAAAAGGACCTCGGCACCAAGCTCGACTGGGTCGGCGTCGATCACTGGAATACCGACAATCCCCATGTCCATATCATCCTGCGCGGGCGCACCGATGACGGCCAGGACCTCGTCATCTCGCGCGACTACATCAAGGAAGGCATGCGCGCCCGAGCGCAGGATCTCGTCACCCTGGAGCTGGGGCCGCGCACGGATCACGAGATCCACCGAACCCTCGAACGCCAGATCGAGGCGGAACGCTGGACCAATCTCGATCGCCAGCTTGCCCGCGACAGCTATCGCACCGGCGTCGTCGATCTCGCCCCGCACCCCGACCGCCAGCCAGACGAATTTCATGCGATGAAGGTCGGCCGCCTGCGTAAGCTGGAGACGCTCGGCCTCGCGGATCAGGTCGGCCCCGGCCAATGGGTCGTATCGGAGAATGCCGAGGCGACGCTGCGCGAGCTTGGCGAGCGTGGCGACATCATCAAACGCATTCATCGCGGCCTGACGGAACGCGGTATCGAGCGCGGCGCCGCCAGCTATGTGCTCGCTGGCGAGAGCATCAACGAGCCCGTCGTCGGCCGGCTGGTCGATCGCGGTCTAGACGACGAGCTGAAGGGCACGGCCTACGCCGTGGTCGACGGCACGGACGGACGAACCCATCACATCAAGCTGCCCGACCTCGACGCGGCCGGTGACAGCGCGCCGGGCTCGATCGTCGAGCTGCGGAAATTCGACGACGCGCAGGGGCGCAGACGTGTCGCGCTCGCGGTCCGTTCCGATTTCGACATCTCCGCCCAAGTCAACGCGACCGGCGCGACCTGGCTTGATCGCCAAGCGATCGCCCGCGATCCGGTCGCGCTCGGCGGCGGCGGCTTCGGCGCCGAGGTTCGCCACGCGATGGACAGGCGTGCCGAGCATCTCGTTGGCCAAGGCCTCGCCGAGCGGCAGACGCGCGGCGTCAGCTTCTCGCCCGGGCTGATCGACACGCTGCGCCAGCGCGAGGTGGAGGCGTTGGGCGAGAAGCTTGCGGCCGAGTCCGGTCGGCAATTCTCGAAGGCCGGAACGGGCGAATATGTGGCGGGCACCTATCGCCAGCGCTTTGCGCTCGCGTCGGGCCGCTTCGCCATGATCGACGACGGCCTCGGCTTCCAGCTCGTGCCCTGGTCGCCGTCGATCGAGCGTCAGATCGGTCAGCACGTCTCCGGCGTGTCGCGCGGCGCCGGTGGCGTCGACTGGAGCTTCGGCCGCAATCGCGGCCTCAGCATGTAG
- a CDS encoding lytic transglycosylase domain-containing protein produces MSLVCHASVAGGSIPLRRSAFLLLSGLLFVVPLCHSANAQETPAERSSRVDPYAAFVTEAAQRFGIPEAWIRAVMRVESRGDVRAVSPKGAMGLMQIMPDTWASLRARHGLGPNPYDPRDNILAGAAYLREMHDRYDSPGFLAAYNAGPGRYEEYLAGRPLPAETRAYVAMLAPVLGGGENIVPVMVATGDPLAWTRAPLFVVQSSGSGSVVPVRRESEPDDAITPAPARDQSAIAPRTDGLFVARNASVVPR; encoded by the coding sequence ATGTCTCTCGTCTGTCACGCGTCTGTCGCCGGAGGGAGCATCCCCCTCCGACGCTCAGCCTTCCTCCTCCTTTCCGGCCTGCTGTTCGTCGTGCCGCTGTGCCACTCGGCGAACGCGCAAGAGACCCCCGCCGAACGCTCGTCACGCGTCGATCCCTATGCCGCCTTCGTAACCGAAGCGGCGCAGCGGTTCGGCATTCCCGAAGCGTGGATTCGGGCGGTCATGCGCGTCGAAAGCCGCGGTGATGTGCGCGCCGTCTCGCCGAAGGGTGCGATGGGCCTGATGCAGATCATGCCCGATACCTGGGCCAGCCTTCGCGCCCGTCACGGCCTCGGCCCGAACCCATACGATCCACGCGACAACATTCTGGCGGGCGCGGCGTATCTGCGCGAGATGCACGACCGCTACGATTCGCCGGGCTTCCTCGCCGCCTACAATGCTGGTCCCGGGCGCTACGAAGAGTATCTCGCCGGCCGTCCATTGCCCGCCGAAACGCGCGCCTATGTCGCCATGCTCGCGCCCGTTCTCGGCGGCGGTGAGAACATCGTCCCTGTCATGGTGGCGACCGGCGATCCGCTCGCCTGGACCCGTGCGCCGCTCTTCGTCGTGCAGTCATCTGGCAGCGGGAGTGTCGTTCCGGTGCGTCGTGAAAGCGAGCCGGATGACGCGATAACACCAGCCCCAGCGCGCGATCAAAGCGCGATTGCGCCACGCACCGATGGGCTGTTCGTCGCTCGCAATGCCTCCGTTGTCCCGCGATGA
- the parA gene encoding ParA family partition ATPase produces MAKSPERLSIPYRSDSDSRKNDILNQKGGVGKTTLALHLAGEWARHGQRVTLIDADPQGSALDWSQQRSREGLERLFGVVGLARDTLHREAPELARGVDHVVIDGPPRVAALMRSALLAADLVLIPVQPSPLDGWASAEMLTLLGEARIYRPDLKARFVLNRCAARTVLARETAETLADHDPPPLLTTIGQRIAFADVVQTGRLAAEQDDSSPAAREIAALAAEVTGIGA; encoded by the coding sequence ATGGCCAAGAGTCCAGAAAGACTCAGCATTCCTTACCGATCAGATTCGGATTCAAGGAAAAACGACATCCTCAACCAGAAGGGTGGCGTCGGCAAGACGACGCTCGCCCTCCATCTCGCCGGCGAATGGGCTCGGCATGGGCAGCGCGTCACGCTGATCGACGCCGACCCACAAGGCTCGGCCCTAGACTGGTCACAGCAGCGCAGCCGGGAGGGGCTGGAGCGGCTGTTCGGTGTTGTCGGCCTGGCACGCGACACGCTCCACCGCGAAGCGCCGGAGCTGGCGCGCGGCGTCGATCATGTCGTCATCGACGGACCGCCGCGCGTCGCCGCTCTGATGCGCTCGGCGCTGCTGGCAGCCGATCTTGTGCTGATCCCGGTACAGCCGTCGCCGCTCGACGGCTGGGCGTCTGCCGAGATGCTGACGCTGCTCGGCGAGGCGCGGATTTACCGGCCAGATCTCAAGGCGCGATTCGTGCTGAACCGTTGTGCGGCGCGCACGGTGCTCGCCAGAGAGACCGCCGAGACGCTCGCCGATCACGATCCCCCGCCGCTCCTGACCACGATCGGTCAGCGCATCGCCTTCGCCGATGTCGTACAGACCGGGCGGCTCGCGGCCGAGCAGGACGACTCATCGCCCGCCGCGCGGGAGATCGCCGCGCTCGCCGCCGAAGTCACGGGGATCGGGGCATGA
- a CDS encoding MBL fold metallo-hydrolase, translating to METYPATSADRRSLLKLSILAGLGGAFPLPARAQERELAPSRPMPTVDARYPAEVAPGVFILPDRRIPLVPNIGIIVGANKALVVDCGLGVDSAENVLQLARRLAPGRKIILTVTHAHPEHGFGAQVFKKDARIYYNSAQRDYFLRSGQRLLDGFRANVLPAAHKHLLDGIELTPPHGVYETPETIIDLGGREAQLRTWGTAHSPGDQIVFLPKEGILFAGDLIEERMFPIVPFYPPMITAEEIDLSRWIQALNDIQGLEPRLIVPGHGNLGATEIVQGVQDYFTFLRETSQVRDRSTPETRAILRRRYPTWENPEFIDPALAYLRQFTP from the coding sequence ATGGAGACGTATCCAGCCACAAGCGCCGATCGTCGCAGTCTGCTCAAGCTGTCTATCTTGGCTGGATTGGGCGGTGCGTTCCCACTTCCCGCTCGGGCGCAGGAGCGGGAACTCGCTCCCTCACGTCCCATGCCGACCGTGGACGCTCGCTATCCAGCCGAGGTAGCGCCGGGCGTGTTCATTCTTCCCGACAGGAGGATTCCGCTCGTTCCAAACATCGGCATCATTGTCGGCGCGAACAAAGCCTTGGTCGTAGACTGCGGGCTCGGCGTCGACAGCGCCGAGAACGTTCTGCAGCTTGCGCGTCGCCTAGCACCTGGAAGGAAGATCATCCTGACGGTAACGCACGCCCATCCGGAGCATGGATTCGGGGCGCAAGTGTTCAAGAAAGACGCGCGCATCTACTATAACAGTGCGCAACGTGACTATTTTTTGCGCTCTGGCCAGCGGCTGCTCGACGGTTTCAGAGCGAACGTGCTGCCGGCGGCGCATAAACATCTGCTTGACGGGATTGAATTGACGCCGCCGCATGGCGTCTACGAAACGCCCGAGACGATCATCGATCTCGGCGGCCGAGAAGCACAACTCCGCACGTGGGGAACTGCCCACTCACCGGGCGACCAGATCGTGTTCCTCCCGAAGGAGGGAATCCTGTTTGCCGGTGATCTCATCGAAGAGCGGATGTTTCCGATCGTACCATTTTATCCGCCGATGATTACTGCCGAAGAGATCGACCTGTCTCGATGGATCCAGGCGCTCAACGACATCCAGGGGCTGGAACCGCGACTCATAGTTCCGGGACACGGGAATTTAGGGGCGACAGAAATCGTACAAGGGGTGCAAGATTATTTCACATTCCTTCGCGAGACCTCGCAGGTTCGAGACAGGTCAACGCCTGAGACGCGCGCTATTCTTCGGCGTCGCTATCCGACGTGGGAGAATCCCGAATTTATCGATCCGGCGCTCGCATACCTCCGTCAGTTCACGCCCTGA
- a CDS encoding LysR family transcriptional regulator yields the protein MDLHGIDLNLLVAFDALMAERSVTRAGTRIGRTQPAMSAALSRLRSLLRDELFVRGPNGLQPTPRALDLAEPISHALGEIQRTLEFTREFVPSTSTVSLTLGLSDHPTFLVLPRLVAILREKAPGIALSVRNFTNRDDAISMLDAGEADMTIGVPPTSTGRILNVRLFDERFVCILRKDHPAAKHLDLKTFLSLSHLLVSPENERFGVVDAALAKKGLKRRLALTLPHMYAAPALIASSDMVATIMEGVVAASGQAEKLSVVTVPLELAPVQFTLSWHRRNDTHPAQAWFRSCVSAAFPEILL from the coding sequence ATGGATTTACACGGGATCGATCTGAACCTTCTTGTCGCGTTCGATGCGCTGATGGCCGAGCGCAGCGTGACCCGCGCGGGAACGCGAATTGGGCGAACCCAGCCTGCGATGAGCGCCGCTCTCTCCCGATTGAGATCGCTGCTTCGCGACGAGCTATTCGTGCGCGGACCGAACGGGCTGCAGCCGACCCCTCGGGCGTTGGACCTTGCCGAACCGATTTCGCATGCTCTTGGTGAGATCCAGCGCACGTTGGAGTTCACGCGGGAATTCGTCCCGTCAACCTCGACAGTCTCACTGACGCTGGGGCTATCCGACCATCCCACGTTTCTTGTGCTGCCACGTCTCGTTGCGATCCTGCGGGAGAAGGCGCCTGGGATTGCGTTGAGCGTTCGCAATTTCACCAACCGGGACGACGCCATCTCCATGCTGGACGCTGGCGAAGCCGACATGACGATCGGGGTTCCGCCCACATCTACGGGACGCATCCTGAACGTCCGGCTTTTCGACGAACGCTTCGTCTGCATCTTGCGGAAGGACCATCCGGCCGCCAAGCACTTGGACCTGAAGACCTTCCTGTCCCTGTCGCACCTGCTCGTTTCGCCAGAGAATGAGCGGTTCGGCGTGGTGGACGCCGCGCTGGCGAAAAAAGGGCTGAAACGACGCCTCGCCCTGACGCTTCCCCACATGTACGCCGCTCCGGCGCTTATCGCATCGTCGGATATGGTCGCCACAATCATGGAAGGTGTCGTCGCGGCCTCCGGACAAGCTGAAAAGCTGTCTGTTGTGACGGTGCCCCTCGAATTAGCTCCCGTGCAATTCACGCTGTCCTGGCATCGAAGGAATGACACCCATCCCGCTCAAGCATGGTTCCGGAGTTGCGTGAGCGCAGCGTTTCCTGAAATCCTCTTGTGA
- a CDS encoding ester cyclase: MTNTTEPEVVGLTPEERSAVETFYRAFGGSPELLDSAVTEDWQDIPLAPGQQPGRDGMKPLIDGFKAAFPDVEVTIQEIIGAPGRASVRATISGTHLGEWFGIAPTGKSFVMPIHEFHRIADGKLTHTWHLEDWFGWLFQVGAWPVGSGETAQ; encoded by the coding sequence ATGACGAACACCACAGAACCGGAGGTCGTCGGTCTGACGCCTGAAGAGCGAAGCGCCGTCGAGACCTTCTACAGAGCTTTCGGGGGGAGCCCCGAGCTGCTCGACAGCGCCGTGACCGAGGACTGGCAGGATATCCCGCTTGCGCCGGGTCAGCAGCCGGGGCGCGATGGAATGAAGCCGCTGATCGACGGGTTCAAGGCGGCCTTTCCTGACGTCGAAGTCACCATTCAAGAGATTATTGGAGCGCCGGGGCGTGCCTCGGTTCGCGCGACGATCTCTGGCACCCATCTCGGCGAATGGTTCGGCATCGCGCCAACCGGGAAGTCATTCGTGATGCCCATCCACGAATTTCATCGCATCGCCGACGGGAAGCTGACCCACACATGGCACCTGGAAGACTGGTTCGGGTGGCTGTTCCAGGTCGGTGCATGGCCCGTCGGCAGTGGGGAGACCGCACAATGA
- a CDS encoding NADP-dependent oxidoreductase: MKAIRINGYNATPALEDVEKPAPGPGEVLVRVKAAALNPLDVKLQRGYMDQFFPLQFPYTQGTDLAGEIEQVGPDVQGWAPGDKIVGRTDPTAGGAFAEYAVVPVSHLTKAPSTIAIEDAAGIPTAAGTAWQALFESARLADGQSILIHAGAGGVGSFAIQFARNAGARVFATASGDGVEIARQLGADKVIDYRSEDFTRAVSDVDIVLDTIGGETEQRSYQVLRVGGQLLATALPPDDALAKAHNVSAGFVFHASDAERLRRVVEEIDQRGVKVLLDGKQSLGDFAEAFEHQASGRARGKIIVVID, encoded by the coding sequence ATGAAGGCGATCCGCATCAACGGCTATAATGCCACTCCCGCACTTGAAGATGTTGAGAAGCCCGCACCGGGCCCTGGCGAGGTTCTCGTCCGCGTCAAGGCGGCTGCGCTCAACCCGCTCGATGTCAAGCTGCAGCGCGGCTACATGGACCAGTTCTTCCCGCTGCAGTTCCCCTACACGCAAGGTACAGACTTGGCGGGAGAGATCGAGCAAGTCGGACCGGATGTTCAAGGCTGGGCGCCGGGAGACAAAATCGTCGGCAGGACGGATCCGACCGCGGGCGGCGCATTTGCAGAATATGCTGTTGTGCCCGTGTCCCATCTGACAAAGGCGCCTTCGACGATCGCCATCGAGGATGCTGCGGGCATACCGACTGCCGCCGGCACGGCATGGCAGGCGCTGTTTGAATCGGCCAGGCTGGCCGACGGTCAATCCATCCTCATTCATGCGGGTGCGGGTGGCGTCGGCAGCTTCGCGATTCAATTCGCGCGAAATGCTGGCGCGCGCGTCTTCGCGACCGCCTCCGGCGACGGCGTCGAGATTGCTCGTCAACTCGGTGCAGACAAGGTGATCGACTACCGTTCGGAGGATTTCACCCGGGCCGTCTCGGACGTCGATATCGTACTCGACACCATCGGGGGCGAAACGGAGCAGCGATCCTATCAGGTGCTTCGTGTCGGCGGTCAGTTGCTTGCGACCGCATTGCCGCCAGACGACGCTTTGGCCAAGGCCCATAACGTGAGCGCTGGGTTCGTCTTTCACGCGTCGGACGCCGAACGCCTGCGGCGGGTGGTGGAGGAAATCGATCAACGCGGTGTGAAGGTCCTCCTGGATGGCAAGCAATCGCTCGGCGACTTTGCCGAGGCGTTCGAGCATCAGGCATCGGGCCGCGCCCGCGGCAAAATCATCGTCGTCATCGACTGA
- a CDS encoding S26 family signal peptidase — MSRFGYVMTTYLAVMLMGILSIVSFAPKLIWNASASTPIGLYAINAPGRLGVTDLVAVRAPEPLATFLSDGGYLPRGVPLMKHVAALPGQRICRNGTAITVDGIAMGDALDHDRRGRPLPTWQGCRVVADGELFLMNWRVRDSLDGRYFGPLPISSVIGRATPLYTDEDGDGRFVWRAPTR; from the coding sequence ATGAGCCGCTTTGGATACGTCATGACGACGTACTTGGCGGTGATGCTGATGGGCATCCTCTCGATCGTGTCCTTTGCGCCGAAGCTGATCTGGAATGCCTCCGCCAGCACGCCGATCGGTCTGTACGCAATCAATGCGCCTGGACGGCTCGGTGTCACCGATCTAGTCGCGGTCCGCGCGCCAGAGCCCCTCGCGACCTTCCTCTCGGACGGCGGATATCTGCCACGCGGCGTGCCCCTCATGAAGCACGTTGCCGCGCTTCCCGGACAGCGCATTTGCCGGAACGGAACCGCGATCACCGTCGACGGCATCGCCATGGGGGATGCTCTCGACCACGACCGTCGCGGGCGACCGTTGCCCACCTGGCAGGGCTGCCGCGTCGTCGCGGACGGCGAACTCTTCCTGATGAACTGGCGGGTCCGCGACAGCCTCGACGGCCGTTATTTCGGCCCGCTCCCCATCAGCTCGGTCATCGGCCGGGCCACCCCTCTCTACACCGACGAGGACGGCGACGGCCGCTTCGTCTGGCGCGCGCCGACGCGGTGA